The Methylobacterium sp. PvR107 genome contains a region encoding:
- a CDS encoding molybdopterin cofactor-binding domain-containing protein, with translation MTDLTPLRRADRRQPVRNLSRRGFLGAASGALFLGIGLRIEPAAAQTRAEGPAAVAPKPGTRVAAFLEIRPDSSVRLLSPFVEGGQGINTGLAQTIGEELDLDPARFTVECAPPGPDYAVVNGLRMTGGSFSTRSSFEAMRRLGATAREMLLRAAAAKLAVPQDSLTTADGRVVHAASGRSLGYGELAAAALALQPRDDVKLKDPKAFRWIGKPVARLDMRDKSTGRAVYGIDIRLPGMLHASVQHAPHLGTEPEAIANEAEIRAMPGVQAVQRLPGAVAVVADTWWRARKGAEALQVTWSKPAPDGIATVSAGFSSAAMLAALKGATEPGIPAEQAGDPDAAFKGAAKVVAAEYDAPYLAHAQLEPPSAVASFTPDGSLDLWLPNQMPELFQQIAAKTAGLQPDQVRIHSPMLGGFFGRHFYYGPANPFPQAILLAKALGKPVRVLWSREEEFGMDALRPLSFARFRAALGADGMPVALETTAVGEGPIGRWFGALFKSPVDSSVVEGLDQKPYAIPNRKLSYVKVPHPVTIAFWRSVGHSMNDYFYESFLDEIAQAGGQDPFALRMALLKDSPRHRTLLQAVADLAGGWKPGPFQAADGTRRARGVSMASPFGSETATIAEVSLKDGEARVHDLWIAIDPGSVVNPAIVKRQVESAAALGLSSTLLEQVVYEGGQRQARNFDAYPILDRDRMPRVHVAIVESGAPMGGIGEPGLPGVPPAVVNAVALLTGQRLRSLPLAKAHLSGA, from the coding sequence ATGACCGACCTCACGCCCCTCCGCCGCGCCGACCGTCGCCAGCCGGTCCGCAACCTCTCCCGCCGCGGCTTCCTCGGCGCCGCCTCCGGCGCGCTCTTCCTCGGAATCGGCCTGCGGATCGAGCCTGCCGCCGCGCAGACCCGCGCCGAAGGTCCGGCGGCCGTCGCCCCGAAGCCCGGCACCCGGGTCGCCGCCTTCCTGGAGATCCGCCCCGACAGCTCGGTGCGCCTGCTCAGCCCGTTCGTGGAGGGCGGACAGGGCATCAACACCGGGCTCGCCCAGACCATCGGCGAGGAACTCGACCTCGACCCGGCGCGCTTCACGGTCGAATGCGCGCCGCCCGGGCCGGATTACGCCGTCGTCAACGGCCTGCGCATGACCGGCGGCTCGTTCTCGACCCGCTCCAGCTTCGAGGCCATGCGCCGGCTCGGCGCCACCGCCCGCGAGATGCTGCTGCGCGCCGCCGCGGCCAAGCTCGCCGTTCCGCAGGACAGCCTGACGACCGCGGATGGCCGCGTGGTCCACGCCGCCTCCGGCCGCAGCCTCGGCTACGGCGAACTCGCCGCCGCCGCCCTCGCCCTGCAGCCGCGCGACGACGTCAAGCTGAAGGACCCGAAGGCCTTCCGCTGGATCGGCAAGCCGGTTGCGCGCCTCGACATGCGCGACAAGTCTACCGGCCGGGCCGTGTACGGCATCGACATCCGCCTGCCCGGCATGCTGCACGCCTCCGTCCAGCACGCCCCGCATCTCGGCACCGAGCCGGAGGCGATCGCCAACGAGGCGGAGATCCGGGCGATGCCGGGAGTCCAGGCCGTCCAGCGCCTGCCGGGGGCTGTGGCGGTGGTGGCCGACACGTGGTGGCGGGCGCGCAAGGGCGCGGAGGCGCTGCAGGTCACGTGGTCCAAGCCGGCCCCCGACGGCATCGCCACCGTGTCGGCCGGCTTCTCCTCGGCCGCGATGCTGGCCGCCCTGAAGGGGGCGACCGAGCCCGGCATCCCGGCCGAGCAGGCGGGCGACCCGGACGCCGCCTTCAAGGGCGCCGCCAAGGTCGTCGCGGCGGAGTACGACGCGCCCTACCTCGCCCACGCACAGCTGGAGCCGCCCTCGGCGGTGGCGAGCTTCACGCCCGACGGCAGCCTCGACCTGTGGCTGCCCAACCAGATGCCCGAGCTGTTCCAGCAGATCGCCGCCAAGACCGCCGGGCTGCAGCCCGATCAGGTCCGGATCCATTCGCCGATGCTCGGCGGCTTCTTCGGGCGCCACTTCTACTACGGGCCGGCCAACCCGTTCCCGCAGGCGATCCTGCTCGCCAAGGCCCTGGGCAAGCCGGTGCGGGTGCTGTGGTCGCGCGAGGAGGAGTTCGGCATGGACGCGCTGCGGCCCCTGAGCTTCGCGCGCTTCCGCGCCGCGCTCGGGGCCGACGGGATGCCGGTCGCGCTGGAGACGACGGCCGTGGGCGAGGGCCCGATCGGGCGCTGGTTCGGCGCGCTGTTCAAGTCGCCGGTCGATTCCTCGGTGGTGGAGGGTCTCGACCAGAAGCCCTACGCGATCCCGAACCGGAAGCTCAGCTACGTGAAGGTGCCCCACCCGGTGACCATCGCGTTCTGGCGCTCGGTCGGGCACTCGATGAACGACTACTTCTACGAGAGCTTCCTCGACGAGATCGCCCAGGCCGGCGGCCAGGATCCGTTCGCCCTGCGGATGGCGCTGCTGAAGGACAGCCCCCGCCACCGCACGCTGCTGCAGGCGGTGGCGGATCTGGCCGGCGGCTGGAAGCCGGGGCCGTTCCAGGCGGCGGATGGGACGCGCCGGGCGCGGGGCGTGTCGATGGCCTCGCCGTTCGGCTCCGAGACGGCGACGATCGCCGAGGTCTCGCTCAAGGACGGCGAGGCGCGGGTGCACGACCTCTGGATCGCGATCGATCCGGGCAGCGTGGTCAATCCGGCGATCGTGAAGCGTCAGGTGGAGAGCGCGGCGGCTCTGGGCCTGTCGTCCACGCTGCTGGAGCAGGTCGTCTACGAGGGCGGGCAGCGCCAGGCGCGGAACTTCGACGCCTACCCGATCCTCGACCGGGATCGGATGCCGCGGGTGCATGTGGCGATCGTGGAGAGCGGCGCGCCGATGGGCGGCATCGGCGAGCCGGGCCTGCCGGGCGTTCCGCCGGCGGTGGTCAACGCCGTGGCTCTGCTCACCGGCCAGCGCCTGCGCAGCCTGCCCCTGGCCAAGGCGCACCTTTCGGGGGCGTGA
- a CDS encoding DUF302 domain-containing protein yields MDMTASTTRITIEHVTIPSAKPFDAVRQALEDAVPPLDHGYAALVQAGRAEEARSQLARAAPLSIFGQRDHGALLRIAGLERRAIQYDIGNPLTASRMTRHVLSAALYAPIRVLLREGADGVAFEYDRPATAFGQFHDEAVDAVARDLDAQLRAALIAAAA; encoded by the coding sequence ATGGATATGACCGCATCGACCACGCGCATCACGATCGAGCACGTGACGATCCCCTCGGCGAAACCCTTCGACGCCGTGCGCCAAGCGCTGGAGGATGCGGTCCCGCCCCTCGATCACGGCTACGCGGCGCTCGTCCAGGCGGGCCGGGCCGAGGAGGCGCGCAGCCAGCTGGCCCGCGCGGCCCCGCTCTCGATCTTCGGCCAGCGCGATCACGGCGCCCTGCTGCGGATTGCCGGGCTGGAGCGCAGGGCCATCCAGTACGACATCGGCAACCCGCTGACCGCCTCCCGCATGACGCGCCACGTGCTCTCGGCGGCCTTGTACGCGCCGATCCGGGTGCTGCTGCGGGAGGGGGCCGACGGCGTGGCGTTCGAGTACGACCGGCCGGCGACCGCCTTCGGCCAGTTCCACGATGAGGCCGTCGATGCGGTGGCACGGGATCTGGACGCGCAGCTGCGGGCGGCGCTGATCGCGGCGGCCGCGTGA
- a CDS encoding carboxymuconolactone decarboxylase family protein has translation MSMIDWNTYRQQVTAGVGHFGQLSPDTVRGYGTLSMAGQKTGQLDAKTRELIAVAVAISLRCDGCITVHTDAARRLGATEAELAEALGVATSINAGAAVVYATRALDAFAASAEA, from the coding sequence ATGTCCATGATCGATTGGAATACGTACCGGCAGCAGGTCACGGCGGGCGTCGGACATTTCGGCCAGCTCAGCCCCGACACGGTGCGCGGCTACGGCACCCTCAGCATGGCCGGCCAGAAGACCGGTCAGCTCGACGCCAAGACCCGCGAGCTGATCGCGGTCGCGGTGGCGATCTCCCTGCGCTGCGACGGCTGTATCACGGTCCACACCGACGCCGCCCGCAGGCTCGGCGCCACCGAGGCCGAGCTGGCCGAAGCCCTCGGGGTCGCCACCAGCATCAATGCCGGCGCCGCGGTCGTCTACGCGACGCGCGCCCTCGACGCCTTCGCGGCCTCCGCCGAGGCCTGA
- a CDS encoding AraC family transcriptional regulator, with translation MSRARRGGAVQAHHPVERAQHGTGRMTATGADDPLSGLAPLLRVRPHLDDVCRFGGSWAAPHAPEPTRQAYFHIVTRGQAVLQRPEGEPLEIAAGDILLLPRGDAHIIHSTGPMPQARLPIAVRHRHDLRFKTTVGAEPDVELICGRLHFEAAPQNLIVTALPDLVVLSVGAQPLATRFEPLLVGIREELSDGRAGAVAVAENLASALFMMMLRAHLEAAAPAEGLLRLLGQPVTARAVLAMVRDPVRDWTLDDLAAVSVASRASLVRAFRKAAGIAPLEFLTDLRLGLARHRLRAGTVPLEVLAVEVGYQSAAALSRAFLRKYGIRPGHARQAEHSADSG, from the coding sequence GTGTCTCGGGCACGCCGCGGCGGCGCGGTGCAGGCTCATCACCCGGTGGAGCGCGCGCAGCATGGGACGGGACGCATGACGGCGACGGGGGCCGACGATCCGTTGAGCGGGCTCGCGCCCCTGCTGCGCGTGCGGCCGCATCTGGACGACGTCTGCCGCTTCGGCGGGAGCTGGGCCGCCCCGCACGCGCCGGAGCCGACCCGGCAGGCCTATTTCCACATCGTCACGCGCGGCCAGGCCGTTCTGCAACGACCGGAAGGGGAACCGCTCGAGATCGCCGCCGGGGACATCCTGCTCCTGCCCCGCGGCGACGCGCACATCATCCACAGCACGGGGCCGATGCCGCAGGCCAGGCTGCCCATCGCGGTGCGGCACCGGCACGACCTCCGGTTCAAGACCACCGTCGGGGCGGAGCCGGATGTCGAACTGATCTGCGGCCGCCTGCACTTCGAGGCCGCGCCGCAGAACCTGATCGTCACCGCCCTGCCGGACCTCGTCGTCCTGAGCGTCGGCGCGCAGCCGCTGGCGACGCGGTTCGAGCCTCTCCTCGTCGGCATCCGCGAGGAGCTGAGCGACGGGCGCGCCGGAGCCGTCGCGGTCGCCGAGAATCTCGCGAGCGCGCTGTTCATGATGATGCTGCGCGCGCATCTCGAAGCCGCGGCGCCCGCCGAGGGCCTGCTGCGCCTCCTCGGGCAGCCGGTGACTGCCCGGGCGGTGCTCGCGATGGTGCGCGATCCCGTGCGCGACTGGACGCTGGACGACCTCGCCGCTGTCTCCGTCGCCTCGCGGGCGAGCCTCGTGCGCGCCTTCCGGAAAGCCGCCGGGATCGCGCCCCTGGAATTCCTCACCGACCTGCGGCTGGGCCTCGCCCGTCATCGCCTGCGCGCCGGCACCGTCCCGCTCGAGGTCCTGGCGGTGGAGGTCGGCTACCAATCCGCCGCCGCCCTCAGCCGGGCGTTCCTGCGCAAGTACGGGATCCGCCCCGGCCACGCCCGACAGGCCGAGCATTCCGCCGATTCAGGCTGA
- a CDS encoding sensor histidine kinase, whose product MSVGFAPAADRLIVTTAADWNDAWYLVCMKVSTIGFVVVDARERVAAIDALRAAGITDISGYLDADPAMADRLRHGMVILDVNEAAVRMFGAAGRSDMIGQRTQRFFDPLCTAQVNSARAFATGATAFQQQAHSVRRDGSRFETLFCVVPRADGATSGLWLASFVDITEHVQRQTSLNTLRDELAHVARISTLGELSASIAHEIGQPLSSIGMTAGAMLRLLHREDLDRDLLRRQCQRIVDQVARAGDIVDRTRRMATKRASVRTPVSVVEVLTESVQFVRHDLDRIDVRFGLACTGSDALVHADRIQLQQVFVNLLMNAIQIHRHARTAMPEIRIETSDHGTSIVIDILDNGPGIDPVNAERLFDGFFTTRPEGLGLGLGICRTIVAAHGGSIEAGARSRAPGARFSVRLPLHRA is encoded by the coding sequence ATGAGCGTCGGATTCGCGCCCGCGGCCGATAGGCTGATCGTCACCACCGCGGCCGATTGGAACGACGCTTGGTACCTGGTCTGCATGAAGGTCTCGACGATCGGGTTCGTCGTCGTCGACGCACGCGAACGCGTCGCCGCGATCGACGCGCTCCGGGCCGCCGGGATCACCGACATCTCCGGCTATCTCGACGCCGATCCCGCCATGGCGGACCGGCTGCGGCACGGGATGGTCATCCTCGACGTCAACGAGGCGGCCGTGCGGATGTTCGGCGCCGCCGGCCGCTCGGACATGATCGGGCAGCGCACGCAGCGCTTCTTCGATCCGCTCTGCACCGCGCAGGTCAATTCGGCGCGGGCCTTCGCGACCGGCGCCACCGCATTCCAACAGCAGGCGCACAGCGTCCGGCGGGACGGAAGCCGCTTCGAAACCCTGTTCTGCGTGGTGCCGCGGGCGGACGGGGCCACCTCCGGCCTGTGGCTGGCCTCCTTCGTCGACATCACCGAACACGTCCAGCGGCAGACATCCCTCAACACACTGCGTGACGAGCTCGCGCATGTCGCCCGGATCTCGACCCTGGGCGAACTCTCCGCCTCCATCGCCCACGAGATCGGCCAGCCGCTGTCGTCGATCGGCATGACCGCCGGGGCCATGCTGCGCCTCCTCCACCGGGAGGATCTCGACCGGGACCTGCTCCGGCGGCAATGTCAGCGCATCGTCGATCAGGTCGCCCGCGCCGGCGACATCGTCGATCGCACACGCCGCATGGCCACCAAGCGGGCCAGCGTCCGGACGCCCGTTTCCGTGGTGGAGGTCCTGACTGAATCCGTGCAGTTCGTGCGGCACGATCTCGACCGCATCGACGTCCGGTTCGGCCTCGCCTGCACGGGCAGCGACGCGCTGGTCCATGCGGATCGGATCCAGCTGCAGCAGGTCTTCGTCAACCTGCTGATGAACGCCATCCAGATCCACCGGCACGCCCGCACCGCGATGCCGGAGATCAGGATCGAGACCTCCGATCACGGCACATCGATTGTGATCGACATCCTCGACAACGGGCCGGGCATCGATCCGGTGAACGCCGAGAGGCTGTTCGACGGGTTCTTCACCACGCGCCCCGAAGGGCTCGGCCTGGGTCTCGGGATCTGCCGGACCATCGTCGCGGCGCATGGCGGTTCGATCGAGGCGGGCGCCCGAAGCCGCGCGCCGGGCGCCCGCTTTTCCGTCCGACTGCCGCTCCACCGGGCGTGA
- the rclC gene encoding reactive chlorine resistance membrane protein RclC, which produces MNSQIRRVLGLVSGPGSNRLGLQAMRVAIAIIFLWIGALKFVPYEADSITPFVANSPVMAFFYVHPDQYAQHLTHEGELNLAARAWQAANNTYAFSRGLGTVELLIGLLVLVGLVSRRLGLAGAVLAFLTPFVTLSFLVTTPEAWVAALGDAEHGFPYLSGAGRLVLKDVTLMAGAWLVLADSARAVLAQASTRTAPARLVPPTKA; this is translated from the coding sequence ATGAACTCGCAGATCCGTCGCGTCCTCGGCCTCGTCTCGGGGCCGGGATCGAACCGCCTCGGCCTTCAGGCCATGCGGGTTGCCATCGCAATCATCTTCCTCTGGATCGGCGCGCTCAAGTTCGTGCCCTACGAGGCCGACAGCATCACGCCGTTCGTCGCCAACAGCCCCGTGATGGCGTTCTTCTACGTCCATCCGGACCAATACGCGCAGCACCTCACCCACGAGGGCGAGCTGAACCTCGCCGCGCGCGCCTGGCAGGCCGCCAACAACACCTACGCGTTCTCCCGCGGCCTGGGCACGGTGGAGCTGCTGATCGGCCTGCTCGTCCTCGTCGGGCTGGTGTCGCGGCGGCTGGGCCTCGCCGGGGCTGTGCTGGCCTTCCTCACGCCGTTCGTGACCCTGTCGTTCCTGGTCACCACGCCGGAGGCCTGGGTGGCGGCCCTGGGTGATGCCGAGCACGGCTTTCCCTACCTGTCGGGGGCAGGCCGCCTCGTCCTGAAGGACGTCACGCTGATGGCCGGCGCGTGGCTGGTCCTCGCCGACAGCGCCCGCGCCGTCCTGGCGCAGGCATCGACCCGAACCGCTCCGGCGCGGCTCGTGCCGCCCACGAAGGCGTAG
- a CDS encoding (2Fe-2S)-binding protein, whose amino-acid sequence MIQLTINARRYAVEAEPDTPLLFVLRDSLGLTGTKYGCGIGQCGACTVLLDGAATRSCQIPLESVGTQAITTIEAIEQDPVGAKVVAAWVGIEVPQCGYCQSGQVMAATSLLKQTPKPSEADIAGAMTNLCRCGTYNAIAAAVRQAAA is encoded by the coding sequence ATGATCCAGCTCACGATCAACGCGCGCCGATACGCGGTGGAGGCGGAGCCCGACACGCCGCTGCTGTTCGTCCTGCGCGACAGCCTGGGGCTGACCGGCACCAAGTACGGCTGCGGCATCGGCCAGTGCGGCGCCTGCACGGTGCTCCTCGACGGCGCGGCGACCCGCTCCTGCCAGATCCCGCTCGAGAGCGTCGGCACCCAGGCGATCACCACCATCGAGGCGATCGAGCAGGATCCGGTCGGCGCCAAGGTCGTGGCCGCCTGGGTCGGCATCGAGGTGCCGCAATGCGGCTACTGCCAGTCCGGCCAGGTCATGGCCGCCACCAGCCTGCTCAAGCAGACCCCAAAACCCTCCGAGGCCGACATCGCCGGCGCCATGACCAATCTCTGCCGCTGCGGCACCTACAACGCCATCGCCGCCGCCGTGCGGCAGGCCGCCGCCTGA
- a CDS encoding DUF3369 domain-containing protein — protein sequence MDDDTLTLIPDDLDEAKPNAGAWVIAVIDDDPAVHDGTRYALASYTLDGRGLEILAARSAAEARVLLAERRDVAVVLLDVVMETDNAGLDLVDYIRRDLRQETVRIILRTGQPGQAPERRIIVDYDINDYKAKTELTADKLFTSLTAALRAYQQLKRLDETRRGLEIIIDAAPMLLDHKSMQRLAEGVLTQVASLLNVACAGILVLRETAAPQERFCVLAGSGCYGHYAGREPAWPLEERVQPLVERAFAERRHSFGEHWSTLYLQTASGSEIVALIEADRQLSETDRSLIALFTSRLSIAFDNVILYERLQQTNAGLERRVVERTAELIRANRRLDLQRSDLRRANSLKTEILGTIAHDLKNPLAVILGRAEMLSDLIDMQGDREQMRAQVQHVRASAKGLTAMIDSLMADAMNDALDISLRREPVDLAGLAREVCEADRPLADAKGQTLVCDGPDELFLCGDAERLREALDNLVSNAIKYSPGGGAITVRVGREPGPRGAELVCAVADHGPGLSPEDSTRVFGRFQRLSAKPTGGENSTGLGLSIVRRIAELHGGRATAESAGPGLGAVFAIRFPEEAVGLI from the coding sequence ATGGATGACGACACACTCACGCTGATTCCGGACGATCTCGACGAGGCGAAGCCGAATGCGGGGGCGTGGGTCATCGCGGTGATCGACGACGATCCGGCGGTCCATGACGGCACCCGCTACGCCCTGGCGAGCTACACCCTCGACGGGCGCGGCCTGGAGATCCTCGCCGCCCGCTCGGCCGCGGAGGCGCGGGTGCTGCTCGCCGAGCGCCGCGACGTGGCGGTGGTGCTGCTCGACGTGGTGATGGAGACCGACAATGCCGGGCTGGACCTCGTCGACTACATCCGGCGCGACCTCCGGCAGGAGACCGTCCGGATCATCCTGCGGACCGGCCAGCCCGGGCAGGCGCCGGAACGGCGGATCATCGTCGATTATGACATCAACGACTACAAGGCGAAGACCGAGCTCACCGCCGACAAGCTGTTCACCAGCCTCACCGCGGCGCTCCGCGCCTACCAGCAGCTCAAGCGCCTCGACGAGACCCGGCGCGGGCTGGAGATCATCATCGACGCCGCCCCGATGCTCCTCGACCACAAGTCGATGCAGCGGCTGGCCGAGGGCGTCCTCACCCAGGTCGCCTCGCTGCTGAACGTCGCCTGCGCGGGCATCCTGGTCCTGCGCGAGACCGCGGCCCCGCAGGAGCGCTTCTGCGTGCTGGCCGGGTCCGGCTGCTACGGACATTACGCGGGCCGCGAGCCGGCCTGGCCGCTGGAGGAGCGGGTGCAACCCCTCGTCGAGCGGGCCTTCGCCGAGCGCCGCCACAGCTTCGGCGAGCATTGGTCGACCCTGTACCTGCAAACCGCGAGCGGCAGCGAGATCGTCGCGCTGATCGAGGCCGACCGGCAGCTCTCGGAGACCGACCGCTCGCTCATCGCGCTGTTCACGAGCCGGCTGTCGATCGCCTTCGACAACGTCATCCTCTACGAGCGGCTGCAGCAGACGAACGCCGGCCTGGAGCGGCGGGTGGTCGAGCGCACCGCCGAGCTGATCCGGGCGAACCGCCGGCTGGACCTGCAGCGCTCGGACCTGCGCCGGGCCAACAGCCTCAAGACCGAGATCCTCGGCACCATCGCGCACGACCTGAAGAACCCGCTGGCGGTGATCCTCGGCCGCGCCGAGATGCTGTCCGACCTGATCGACATGCAGGGCGACCGCGAGCAGATGCGCGCGCAGGTGCAGCACGTGCGCGCCAGCGCCAAGGGCCTGACCGCCATGATCGACAGCCTCATGGCGGACGCGATGAACGACGCCCTCGACATCAGCCTGCGTCGTGAGCCCGTGGACCTCGCGGGCCTCGCCCGGGAGGTCTGCGAGGCTGACCGGCCTCTCGCCGACGCCAAGGGCCAGACCCTCGTCTGCGACGGCCCGGACGAGCTGTTCCTCTGCGGCGACGCCGAGCGCCTGCGCGAAGCCCTCGACAACCTCGTCTCCAACGCCATCAAGTACAGCCCGGGCGGCGGCGCGATCACCGTGCGGGTCGGCCGCGAGCCGGGTCCGCGGGGCGCGGAGCTGGTCTGCGCGGTCGCCGATCACGGGCCCGGCCTGTCGCCGGAGGATTCGACCCGGGTATTCGGGCGCTTCCAGCGCCTCTCGGCGAAACCCACGGGCGGAGAGAATTCCACGGGCCTCGGCCTCTCGATCGTCCGCCGGATCGCCGAACTGCACGGGGGCCGCGCCACGGCCGAGAGTGCGGGACCCGGGCTCGGGGCGGTGTTCGCGATCCGCTTCCCGGAAGAGGCTGTCGGGTTGATCTGA
- a CDS encoding winged helix-turn-helix transcriptional regulator translates to MQRTSFDQMPCPVARSLDRVGEWWSILILRDAVYGLTRFDQFAQSLGIAPNMLTRRLKALCEAGLMERRLYQERPARYEYVLTDTGRDFRPVLWTLFAWGNRHLAPEGESVSLVDPETGLPVDPVVVDRRTGRPLSDGVRVVAGPAASPRLRRRFERPIAL, encoded by the coding sequence ATGCAACGGACATCCTTCGATCAGATGCCGTGTCCCGTGGCCCGCTCCCTGGATCGGGTCGGCGAGTGGTGGAGCATCCTCATCCTGCGCGACGCCGTCTACGGGCTGACGCGCTTCGACCAGTTCGCGCAAAGCCTCGGCATCGCACCCAACATGCTGACGCGCCGCCTGAAGGCGCTGTGCGAGGCCGGGCTGATGGAGCGGCGGCTCTACCAGGAGCGGCCCGCGCGCTACGAGTACGTGCTCACCGACACGGGCCGGGACTTCCGGCCCGTGCTGTGGACCCTGTTCGCCTGGGGCAACCGCCACCTCGCCCCGGAAGGCGAGAGCGTGAGCCTCGTGGACCCTGAAACCGGGTTGCCGGTCGATCCCGTCGTGGTCGACCGGCGCACCGGCCGGCCGCTCTCCGACGGTGTCCGCGTCGTTGCCGGGCCGGCGGCGAGCCCGCGGCTGCGGCGGCGCTTCGAGCGCCCGATCGCGCTCTGA
- a CDS encoding response regulator: MAVVDDDEAVLDATSSFLEALGYDTRAFNSGEAFLASSLAGDVSCLLTDINMPGLNGLDLQERVRRVRPALPIILMTALTDDTTRLRAFAGGARDLLRKPLAADDLIRCLEDTIGA; encoded by the coding sequence GTGGCGGTCGTCGACGACGACGAGGCCGTTCTGGATGCGACCTCCAGCTTCCTCGAAGCGCTGGGCTACGACACGCGGGCCTTCAACTCGGGCGAGGCGTTCCTGGCCTCGAGCCTCGCGGGTGATGTGTCCTGCCTGCTGACGGACATCAACATGCCCGGCCTCAACGGCCTGGACCTGCAGGAGCGCGTGCGGCGGGTGCGGCCGGCTCTGCCCATCATCCTGATGACGGCGCTGACGGACGACACCACGCGGCTTCGGGCCTTCGCCGGGGGCGCCCGCGATCTCCTGCGCAAGCCGCTGGCGGCCGACGACCTGATCCGCTGCCTGGAAGACACGATCGGGGCCTGA
- a CDS encoding SLAC1 anion channel family protein, with translation MTTAAAQTPRWALFRTGPRFEYLPVALFGSVMGLTGLSAAWRLAALRYPLPGLVADLIGWLALAAFLALSAAYGMKAVTAWPTVRAEFRHPIAGNLFGTVLISLLLLPLVRVSLLLAQGVWILSAAGMVVFAVVIVSRWMSSRQQLAHATPAWIVPVVGLLDVPLAAPVLGLPHTQTPTLLALSVGLFFAVPLFTLVFARLVFEEPLAPAMRPTLMILVAPFAVGFSSYAATLGRIDAFAEGLFLIGLFVFVILVGLLRDLPRCCPFRVSWWAVSFPTAATAVAALRYAEHAQSVLADGLALLLLAFATGLIGALSLRTLTGIARGELRALSG, from the coding sequence ATGACGACGGCAGCCGCGCAGACGCCCCGATGGGCCCTGTTCAGGACCGGTCCGCGCTTCGAGTACCTGCCGGTCGCCCTGTTCGGATCGGTGATGGGGCTGACCGGCCTGAGCGCCGCGTGGCGGCTTGCGGCCCTGCGCTACCCTCTGCCGGGCCTCGTGGCGGACCTGATCGGGTGGCTGGCGCTCGCCGCCTTCCTCGCCCTGTCGGCGGCCTACGGGATGAAGGCGGTCACGGCCTGGCCCACGGTCCGCGCGGAGTTCCGCCACCCGATCGCCGGCAACCTGTTCGGGACCGTGCTGATCAGCCTGCTGCTGCTGCCGCTGGTCCGCGTCAGCCTCCTCCTGGCCCAGGGCGTCTGGATCCTGTCCGCGGCCGGCATGGTGGTGTTCGCGGTGGTGATCGTCAGCCGCTGGATGAGCAGTCGCCAGCAGCTCGCGCACGCGACGCCCGCCTGGATCGTGCCGGTGGTCGGGCTCCTCGACGTGCCGCTCGCCGCGCCGGTCCTCGGCCTGCCCCACACCCAGACGCCGACCCTGCTGGCGCTGAGCGTCGGCCTGTTTTTCGCCGTGCCGCTCTTCACCCTCGTCTTCGCGCGCCTCGTCTTCGAGGAGCCGCTCGCGCCGGCGATGCGGCCGACGCTGATGATCCTGGTCGCGCCCTTCGCGGTGGGCTTCTCGAGCTACGCCGCGACGCTCGGGCGGATCGACGCCTTCGCCGAGGGGCTGTTCCTGATCGGCCTATTCGTCTTCGTGATCCTCGTCGGCCTGCTCCGGGACCTGCCCCGGTGCTGCCCGTTCCGGGTGTCGTGGTGGGCCGTGAGCTTCCCGACGGCCGCGACGGCAGTGGCCGCCCTGCGCTACGCCGAGCACGCGCAGAGCGTTCTCGCCGACGGTCTGGCGCTGCTGCTCCTCGCCTTCGCGACGGGGCTGATCGGGGCGCTCAGTCTGCGGACCCTGACCGGTATCGCGCGCGGCGAGTTGCGCGCCCTCAGCGGCTGA